In Vicia villosa cultivar HV-30 ecotype Madison, WI linkage group LG7, Vvil1.0, whole genome shotgun sequence, the DNA window CACCATCATCGCCGACGCTATCACCGCCACTATCTCCCGTTTACCGTCTATCTGACATCAACACAACCGAGCTCGAACCATTCCGAGTGAAAACATCTTGCGCCGAACCAATTCCACCAGAGAATATTCATAGCATACTCATCGAGCATATCTTCGACGGAGTCTCGCCGTTTATCAACTTTCCTCCGCCGCACGCGGAGGAGAAGCTTCGTCTCAGCAAGAAAATCACAGGATGGGGTTCATACGGCGCCGTTTTCGAGAACCTTATTCGGAAAGTCCAGCCTCGGATAATCGTTGAGGTTGGAACGTTTCTTGGAGCTTCAGCGATTCACATGGCTGAGTTGACTCAGCGACTCGGACTCGAGACTCAGATTCTATGCATCGATGACTTTCGTGGTTGGGCCGGGTTTAGAGACAAGGTAAAAAACATAGCGATGTTAAACGGTGACGTTTTGCTTTATTATCAGTTTCTTCAAAATGTTGTTACTTTTAATCAAACCGGGTCGATTTTACCCTTACCGTTTTCAAGCGGGTCGGGATTATCAAAGCTTTGTGAAATGGGTATTTGGGCTGATTTAGTAGAGATTGATGCGGGTCATGATTTTTTATCGGCCTGGTCGGATATTAACCGGGGTTATCGGATCGTCCGACCCGGTGGGATTATTTTCGGGCATGATTATTTTACTGCTGCAGATAATAGAGGAGTTAGAAGAGCTGTTGATTTATTTGCCAAAATTCATAACCTTAAGGTGAATGTTGATGGTCAACACTGGGTTATATACCCTAATCATATACAATAACCATACACATAATAATCATggttaagattttttttattgaatattttgAGATATATGGTTTTTATGATGTGTATAAGTTTATTATTAAGAAGAAAGGTGTGTGTATAAATAAAGTTTTCAAGTTTGATGAAGTGATGATGTGTgactttttactttattttaattgattagttGAAAGTATAAAATTTCGTTTCAATTTATGATGGCAAGGCATTACTTGCACTGCAAGGCAACTTTTTAAGAGCTATTAGAATTTAAGTAGAATTAGAGTAATTTATACTTTCCTAATTTTATTGGTTTGTTACTTCTAAGAATTTTTTAGTTTCATCCTAACAATCTAACAAGAATATATAAGTGCTTACTGTCAAAGGAAAAGGAATATGTAAGTGCTATATGTAGACAAACGGAATGTTAGGAATGTAGAAACAAAGAATTGTAAcccaaaaaagaagaagaaaaaaaaaagagtaaagtATGGACAAAAATAGGAATGACCCTAGTCATCTCATCTCACCTTatgaaaattcaatttttattttaacaaaagtCGAAATGGATGGATAGTTCAAAAATGACGAAAGGGATTATATACTCTCAATATGAAAATATTCTtgagttttacaaaaaaaaaatgcaagCTTTTTCATTCATGTTTGAAGTCACGCCATTTAAATGCTTATAAACATCCATTTCAGTCTTAGTTTGTATTTGTTTATAAACATATGATGAATGAGGCAGCATTAAAtagtaaaagaagcataaaataaagttagaaattaATAGTTAGTGGTTAGAGATTATTTCTCAAAGTTAATTATCAATAATGGTTGAATAATGAACTTAggttaaagttaatgaaaacttATCAGAGGATTGATAGAATCAAAACCTCTACACAACAAATTTTCAAAGGTCTTGAACCAATGGTCAAATAATCAACCATCATTGAGCTTATAAACATATATTTAGGCCACAAATGATCATTTTTCGATACAGGTCAAATTTAACACTATGTTAAGCAatcgccaagtaacttatataaaagtcaccctacaacgaggctggTCAATACCAATTTATGTGTTTAAAAGCAAATTAGAGAAATGGTATGTAAATCATTCTCCTAAAATTTGTAACACATGTAGAATAACGAACAATGGGATTAAGATGAAGAGGGAGGCAAATGGATCAAAATAAAACCAGGTGTCCAGATGAATTCCTTTTGATTTTTATGGGATTTCATCTTAATGATCCATCAGAAGAATGATAAAATTATAACCTCTACAATATGGATACCTTGAGACTTACACCcacaaaatcaaaaagaaaagagatggagggagaaaatcaaatcaaatattgaataatttttcaaaagactttaaaaaaaaaggaaataagaagcaaaaaatcaaataaaatatctaaacataaaataaattcaaaccaaatatCACCATAGGTCAAAAACCATCGTAGGATCATTTCcaaattttttcataatttaaaatgctcaaaaatatttttaaaccaattaaaactcaaagaaaatgatagaaaatattaaaaatatgagatgataaaataaaaatatgggaAAATAGTCATAAAATCATAAATAACAAGCACCCTCTTTTCCTCTGATTCATCCTCCGGTAGTGGCTCATTTTTCAAGTATCTAATTATGGACGGCCTCTAATTCTCTTCCTCGCTTAGATCTATAACAAGCACGATTTTGACTTGTGTGCTAGGAGCTAGCAATGTCTCTTGAGCCACCTTCTTGTTATGACCCTGTCTTTTGGTGCTGGCGAACTTTTAAAGCAGATCTTTCTTAGTGTTCTCGTCTCTTGGAACATAGATCATTTCaattttttgaaacttttggcCATCTTTTAGAACTTCTATAAATATCTTATCAAATATGCTTCCCTTAGTTTGATACTCACCTGTCACTTGGTTTATGACAAACTAAGAGTCACTACGGGCACAAATGTTTATGAACTATACTTTTTTTTGCTAAACTCGTCCCATCGATTGAAGACTCATATTATGCTTGGTTGTTGCTAACTTTGATTTCGAAATGTAAGGAATTCTCGATCAAGATGATGCACGACCCTTCAACACTACATTGACTTCGCTCCCCTTTAAGTAGGAAGATCCATCCACATATAAGATCCAAGTGTGAGCATAAAATCAAGATCTTGTTGTGCCGATGACTGCCAACACTAACCTCTTAATCTTAGCATATTTTAGCTCAACTCCTTTAAACACCTTGCATACAAAGTAAATTGATATCTCTTCACTAGCACCGAGCTCATAGAATTATCTGTGACTAATAAATACACAAATAAATTTATATCTTTAGTTTTACAAAGCTATTTTCATTCTTTCGTCCATTCAaactcttctttcttctttaataTTGAGAAGAAATGGAATGACTTATCACCTGAAAGCGAAATAAATTTGGGGAGAGTTGTAATCCACCCTATTAACTACTGGACTTATTTGATTGAGGTAGGACTCCCTGATTGAGCAATCCTAGTGAAAAGTAAATGATAAAAATTCCGAAGTTTATATTGAATAGCAAATAAAATTTAGTTTGAAAACTTTAAATGCTATTTTCTCAACTCATATTTTAATTTCTTATAACAATTTTTGAAACACAATAAAATAGAAAGTTACTCTTTTCCTCCATATCGTTTCTTTCTTCCTATTGTTTTTTAAATTTCCTTTCCCATAAAGAAAACGGAATACATGGACCATTTTGCAGTATTTCATTTACATTTTGTTGAGGGtgcttgttatatatatatatatatatatatatatatatatatatatatatatatatatatatatatatatatatatatatatatatatatatatatatatatatattaaacataaCTTTTGATGTTGCCCCTTAGCACCATCCTTTATCTGGATCTATATCAATTTATTCACCCCTACTTCCAAATTACCCAAACAATACTGCAATATACAATTTTCAATAGTAAAAATCTATATATAGAATAGTAGCAACAATGAACTTGAAGGATAAAATCACATTACTCTAATTCAAAAACACAAAACTCTAACATTGAacaatatttaagaaaaaaaattccataatttttataaacatgAAAACAGAGCATAACAAAAAACTTTCAGTTACTAATACCATCATCAAAATAACGAAGCCCGCGGTGTATCTTAAGCCCCTCTTGCTAACTTACACTTTAGGTTATTTATCCcattcttcctcttctgttcTTCCTATCTCCATCATCAACAACACTACCGAGCTTGACTCGTTCCGAGTCATAACTCAGTGTGCCAATCCAATCCCACCGGAAAACATTCGCCAAACACTCATCAACCGTTTCTTCACCGGAATCTCCCCGTTTAACAACTTTCCGCCGCCGCACGCAGCAGAAAAGCTTCGTCGGAGTACGGAGATCAAAGGCTGGGGTTCAAACGCCCCCGTTTTCGAGAGACTCATCCGTAAGCTAAAGCCTCAGATCATAATTGAAGTGGGAACATTCCTCGGTGCTTCTACGCTTCACATGGCTGAGTTAACTTAGAATTGGTTTAAAAACTCAGATTCTCTGCATCCATGATTTTCGCGGTTGGGCCGGGTTCAGAGACGATTTCAAAAACATGGAGATTTTAAACGGTGACGTTTTGCTTTATTATCTATTTTGTTAGTTTTAACCGACCGGGTCGGTTTTACCCGTACCGTTTTCGAGCGTGTGAGCGTTAAGCCGTTAACGAAGCTTTTTGAATTGGGTGTTTGGGCTGAATTGGTAGAGATTGATGCGGGTCATGACTTTTTATCAGTCTGGTCTGATATCAACTGGGGTTTTCGGATCCTCCAACTCGGTGGAGTTATTTTTGGGCatgattatttctttttttttttttaatgaaacctTGTATATATAAAAAGGAAACATTACAAAAAATCGGACAAATAGCCCGTCAAGAGGTAAACCTAAAACTAGGCATTCCAAGCCTATTACGAACAAATTCCTTCCTAATGCCCAGAGGAATGgaatcaaaaaataaaagagagttACTAGTAAGACCTATGTTAGCAAAAAAATCGGCACAAGAGTTACCCTCTCTGAATATATGAGAAATGAAAATCTGCCTAGAAACGAAATAATTTATACAAAAATTCCAAGCTACTTTGACTTGCCAAGGGACGAGCACAGGCTTGGAGAAGGCCTGAACCACCACAAGCGAATCTGTTTCAATCCAAAGCTTATTCCAACCTCTTTCCATAGATATTTCCATGGCACGGATAACTGCGACGAATTCAGCTATGTAAGAGGACGACCAAGGAACTGAATCTGCAAAAGCCAAAAGGAAATTCCCCCTATAGTCTCTGAACAAACCTCCACAAGCCGCGGGAAGATTGTTGTGATTGTAAGCTCCATCACAATTACACTTTATCCAACCTAAATTTGGAGGATGCCACAAAACCTCCTTGATCATTGGAGCTTTAGGCGGTCTAATTTCCAGATTGAAAGCCTTCAGCAGTTTGAAATCATCAATAGAAGCATGGGAGCTGGCAGAAGAATTGTGAGACACGAGGCAAATGAAGTTGTTAACCCTTTGAATGATGTTTTTCAGATTGGGTTGCACATTGTTGAATCTCTCGAAATTTCTGGCCTCCCATATACCGTACAGAATGTAAACCGTAGCAGCAATGAGAAGCATTTTACATTGCTCAGACCTTCCCCTGGAACAAAATATCCACCAAGATTCCATATTTTGCGGATAATTTTGCAGCATAGCCTTGTTGATAAACCAAAGCCAAATCTTCTTTGAGAGAATGCAGTCAAAAAAAAGGTGTTGTGCTGTTTCCAAGGAGGATCTGCATAAGCTGCAAATAGAAACAATATTACATCCTCTTATAGTCAGATTATCATCCGTGGCAAGTTTATTCATCATCAGCTTCCATATGAAGATAGATTTTGAAGGAGGAATGTCCTTATTCCAAACAGCCTTGGTCCAGACTATAGGTGCAGAAGGGTTTTTGAATTTATAAGCCTCTTGAAGAGTTAAAATACCAGATGTACAGTGAGGCCATGTGCAAATGTCTTCCGCCTCCAAGTTACTGAGAAGATTTGTGTTGAGTTTATGCtctaaaaaaggaaacaaatctGACCAAATTAAAGGAATGTTCCAAGAGCTGTCATGAATAAAATCTCCGACCTTGGACTTGAGGGAGATGTCGTGAAGGTTTAGAAATTCCACAGAAGTGCTCATGACCAGCGGATTCCCGCACCAGTTATCTAGCCAAAAATTGATGTTCGAACCATTGCCCAATATCCAAGCGCAGTTCCGAATCAAAGTAGGCCACTCAGCTTTAATAGATGACCAAATCGAAGAGAAAATGTGGTAGTTTATCGTTCCAAAACCTTTTAGAACCCTGGCTCTGAGGATGATAGCCCACTGCTCTGCACTATTTCAAGACCTGCTCGGAACTGGATCTTTGAGAAGTGaagggggttgtacctgcaaggtactccgatgctaaaGTAAGAAAACGAGCAAGAgagtgcaagtacgagctaaaggttagaagagaatgaatacccgaccctctagtgaaagagggtatttatagcccccagcgctgggccatgatctcgttACTGGGCTGGATttccaggcccaactaggagattgtcaggtttcctaggcggaaatatcggagatgCGTGAGTGCTTTCCGTCCTGGTCAACCACTCCAAAGTTTAAGGgtgacgcggtcttttagggaccacgtggactccgcattattcggggggggggggggggggggggttagaTGTGAAGGAACCCTACGAGGAGAAGGGTCCTCAGCAGAGTAGGTGCTCGCGTAGAGCACGCTTTGACATGCTCGGGTCCAGGTGAGGAGGCAGGTCCTCGTCAGAAGGGGTGCTCGCGGGAAGCACTCATGCCGAGCACCAAGTAGCTTACTCTAATGTCATTGGGTCCTCGAGTAGCCGGACACTATTTGTTCCTTATGAGCTCAGGGATGGTTTGGACCTCCGAGGttaagtgggccgaaagtagattGGGCCGAATCTTACCGAAAGTAGAACTAATTAGTTAAATTATAACTAATTTGCACAGGCTTCAGAAAACTTGATACGGACTCTGTTGAGAGACTAAAATTATATTGAAGTTTTATATTGTCAAAATTATAGGATTGTTGGATGAATTTATGCACTTAACCATTATGTTAAATCCAATTAACAATGAGAATCAAAAGTTGTGATGAAATTATTTTGAAGACTAAAGCTTGGTGAAATATTTAAGATAGAGAAATAAAC includes these proteins:
- the LOC131618254 gene encoding uncharacterized protein LOC131618254, yielding MKIEHNRRLSVSSSFSVINTITKIAKPAAYFILLVLTYTLGYLSHSSSPPSLPQPTLSAPSSPTLSPPPSSPTLSPPPSSPTLSPPLSPVYRLSDINTTELEPFRVKTSCAEPIPPENIHSILIEHIFDGVSPFINFPPPHAEEKLRLSKKITGWGSYGAVFENLIRKVQPRIIVEVGTFLGASAIHMAELTQRLGLETQILCIDDFRGWAGFRDKVKNIAMLNGDVLLYYQFLQNVVTFNQTGSILPLPFSSGSGLSKLCEMGIWADLVEIDAGHDFLSAWSDINRGYRIVRPGGIIFGHDYFTAADNRGVRRAVDLFAKIHNLKVNVDGQHWVIYPNHIQ